A single Pararhodobacter sp. DNA region contains:
- a CDS encoding heavy metal response regulator transcription factor → MAILVIEDDIKTGNYLQKGLSEAGHHVDLARNGIDGLHLAREQRYELLILDVMLPGKNGWQVMAEIRRLSDVPVIFLTARDQVEDRIHGLRLGADDYLVKPFSFTELVLRVQTLLRRGVTHEPTTLRLADLALDPIRRKVSRGSVTVTLTNKEFMLLHLLLQRQGEALPRSVIASQVWDMNFDSDTNVVDVAIKRLRAKVDTPFDQKLIHTVRSIGYMLAEQP, encoded by the coding sequence ATGGCCATCCTCGTCATTGAAGACGACATAAAAACGGGAAACTATCTTCAGAAAGGTCTGTCCGAGGCGGGCCACCACGTGGATCTAGCACGCAACGGCATCGACGGCCTGCATCTTGCCCGGGAACAGCGCTATGAGCTACTGATCCTGGATGTGATGCTACCTGGAAAGAATGGCTGGCAGGTCATGGCGGAAATACGGCGGCTCTCGGACGTGCCGGTTATTTTTCTCACTGCGCGGGACCAGGTCGAAGACCGCATCCATGGCCTACGACTCGGTGCGGACGACTATCTGGTCAAGCCATTTTCCTTTACCGAGCTGGTTCTACGGGTGCAGACGCTGCTGCGGCGGGGCGTCACGCATGAGCCTACGACGCTACGGCTTGCAGACTTGGCGCTGGACCCCATTCGGCGCAAAGTCTCACGGGGCAGCGTCACGGTCACGCTGACAAACAAGGAATTCATGCTTTTGCACTTGCTCTTGCAGCGGCAGGGGGAAGCATTGCCGCGCTCCGTCATCGCCTCGCAGGTCTGGGACATGAACTTTGACAGCGACACCAACGTGGTGGATGTCGCGATCAAGCGCCTGCGTGCAAAGGTCGATACCCCTTTCGATCAAAAGCTGATTCACACAGTACGCAGTATCGGCTACATGCTGGCGGAGCAGCCGTGA
- a CDS encoding YncE family protein, translating to MIVNNHQQATATRFRRSAYRLALAFALSTGISGVQAATSADPFPQPVYITLTKANAVQEMATSNSLDGLPTAHYDAISADGKLLMVSSKDQPEAYLLDAQTGQKLATYKIGKVPQGVAISPDERWGMAVAAGEDTVSVIDLKTRKLVKTITVGKTPHNIRFTRDSKMAYVTLQGGTGVAVLDMSLLKKVDEIPVPGIKGPHNLDLSPDEKTLWVRDFVGKVAAVDIASHKVKAVIPVGLGHGGIDVTPGGKYVVTGAIADHLVDVIDPKTMQVVKRVDVGQGPHGVRASADGHWIYASITGTNQIAVIDANTLDVVKQVPTKGDVPFWISVVGND from the coding sequence ATGATAGTAAACAATCACCAGCAAGCCACAGCTACTCGCTTTCGCCGGTCCGCGTATCGCCTCGCCCTGGCCTTCGCGCTCTCTACAGGCATTTCGGGTGTACAAGCCGCAACATCCGCCGACCCGTTTCCGCAGCCCGTTTACATCACTCTAACCAAAGCCAACGCTGTGCAAGAGATGGCAACATCCAACAGCCTGGATGGGTTGCCTACGGCCCATTACGATGCCATTTCAGCCGACGGCAAACTACTGATGGTGAGCAGCAAGGATCAGCCAGAGGCCTATCTGCTGGACGCACAGACCGGCCAAAAGCTGGCAACCTACAAAATCGGCAAAGTGCCCCAAGGCGTCGCCATCAGCCCTGATGAACGCTGGGGCATGGCTGTGGCGGCCGGTGAAGATACCGTATCGGTCATTGACCTGAAGACCAGAAAATTAGTCAAGACGATTACCGTTGGTAAAACGCCCCACAACATTCGATTCACGCGCGACAGCAAAATGGCGTACGTCACCCTGCAAGGGGGCACGGGCGTAGCGGTGCTGGACATGTCGTTGCTCAAGAAGGTGGACGAAATCCCCGTTCCTGGCATAAAGGGCCCGCACAATCTTGACCTCTCGCCTGATGAGAAGACGCTCTGGGTGCGAGACTTTGTCGGTAAAGTCGCCGCAGTGGACATTGCATCGCACAAGGTGAAAGCGGTCATCCCGGTCGGCCTGGGCCACGGCGGCATTGATGTCACACCGGGCGGCAAGTACGTGGTCACCGGCGCGATCGCGGATCATCTCGTCGATGTCATCGATCCAAAAACCATGCAGGTCGTCAAACGTGTGGATGTCGGCCAGGGGCCGCACGGCGTGCGGGCCAGCGCCGATGGGCACTGGATATACGCATCCATCACTGGAACCAATCAGATCGCCGTCATAGACGCCAACACACTGGACGTCGTCAAGCAAGTCCCCACCAAGGGCGACGTGCCTTTCTGGATCTCCGTCGTGGGAAACGACTAA
- a CDS encoding metalloregulator ArsR/SmtB family transcription factor — MFEVTMDLATFEQKAGTVAQTLKALSNTRRLMVLCKLIEHKERTVGDLALDVNLSQSALSQHLAKMREQGLVDFHRKSQTLWYRVADPQIETLLATLYQLYCKD; from the coding sequence ATGTTCGAAGTCACCATGGATCTCGCAACGTTCGAACAAAAGGCGGGTACTGTCGCACAAACCTTGAAAGCGCTCAGCAACACTCGCCGCTTGATGGTGCTGTGCAAACTGATCGAACACAAAGAACGAACAGTCGGGGATCTCGCCCTGGACGTGAACCTTTCGCAGTCGGCGCTCTCGCAGCATCTTGCCAAAATGCGTGAGCAAGGACTCGTGGACTTTCACCGTAAAAGCCAAACATTGTGGTATCGGGTGGCCGACCCCCAGATTGAGACACTGCTGGCAACACTCTATCAACTTTATTGTAAGGATTGA
- a CDS encoding MBL fold metallo-hydrolase, protein MEIAVVAEPIIEAFFDKHTHTISYLVVEPVACVAAVIDPVLGFDMPSGEVDTTSADHILALAKAKGWRITMVLETHAHADHLSAASYIKEKTGARVAIGEHIQEVQKIFRPVFALYHLEADGSDFDQLLAEGDRIELGALEIQVLHTPGHTPADMTYRIGNTAFVGDTLFMPDYGTARTDFPGGDARALYRSIRRLLDLPGGTRLLLCHDYTGPDREEHRWETTVREQRQANIHVNDRITEEEFVAMRQARDATLLVPKLLLPSIQVNICAGRLPDADENGARFLRIPLKVKKTTGQLSPAELGKT, encoded by the coding sequence ATGGAGATTGCCGTGGTTGCCGAACCCATCATCGAAGCGTTCTTTGACAAACATACCCATACGATCAGCTATCTGGTCGTGGAGCCCGTCGCATGTGTCGCCGCTGTCATCGACCCGGTTTTAGGCTTTGACATGCCCAGCGGCGAGGTTGACACCACGTCCGCAGATCATATTCTCGCGCTGGCAAAGGCAAAGGGGTGGCGCATCACCATGGTGCTCGAAACGCACGCCCATGCCGACCACTTGTCGGCTGCTTCCTACATCAAAGAGAAGACAGGCGCACGGGTTGCCATTGGCGAGCACATCCAAGAGGTGCAGAAGATTTTTCGTCCTGTTTTTGCGCTTTATCATCTGGAGGCAGACGGGTCCGATTTCGACCAGCTTCTTGCCGAGGGTGATCGGATCGAACTGGGGGCGCTGGAAATACAGGTGCTGCATACGCCAGGTCATACCCCCGCCGATATGACCTATCGAATCGGCAACACAGCGTTTGTCGGCGATACTTTGTTCATGCCAGATTACGGGACGGCGCGCACAGACTTTCCGGGAGGCGATGCGCGCGCGCTCTATCGATCGATTCGTCGTCTGCTTGACCTGCCCGGCGGCACGCGGCTGCTTCTTTGTCATGATTACACGGGGCCGGACCGAGAGGAGCATCGCTGGGAGACGACGGTGCGCGAGCAGCGTCAAGCCAACATCCATGTGAACGACCGTATCACCGAAGAGGAATTTGTAGCAATGCGGCAGGCGCGTGATGCGACGCTTTTAGTGCCGAAGCTGTTGTTGCCGTCCATACAGGTAAACATCTGCGCGGGGCGCTTGCCTGACGCGGACGAAAATGGCGCCCGATTTCTGCGTATACCACTCAAGGTCAAGAAAACGACGGGGCAACTGTCGCCTGCGGAACTTGGGAAGACATAG
- a CDS encoding high-potential iron-sulfur protein codes for MKNTHPRVIPRRQALRKLALTAGTVAALPLAGLLGVSPSFAAQPPGKASKAAVKYQDHPDGTSFCANCANFTPGSISGAPGACLVVAGEISPMGWCLAYAAD; via the coding sequence ATGAAAAATACGCATCCGCGCGTCATTCCACGACGCCAGGCCTTACGCAAGCTCGCCCTGACCGCCGGCACGGTAGCAGCGCTCCCGCTTGCGGGGCTGCTGGGCGTCTCCCCTTCCTTTGCGGCGCAGCCTCCGGGCAAAGCCAGCAAAGCCGCAGTGAAATACCAGGATCACCCTGACGGCACATCCTTCTGCGCCAACTGCGCCAACTTCACGCCGGGATCAATTTCCGGCGCACCCGGCGCCTGTCTTGTCGTGGCGGGCGAAATCAGTCCCATGGGATGGTGCCTCGCCTACGCCGCCGACTGA
- a CDS encoding rhodanese family protein, with protein MTMIPIPPAEARRLIDTGAKLIDIRDRDEYMREHIAEAVNVPMTEIDGLETDNRPVIFHCRSGARTQANSSRLVGATSAPCYIIEGGLDAWRRAGLKVERDQGQPLELMRQVQLCAGGLTLLGVVFGFLVDPRFFVLPAIVGTGMMIAGATGWCGMARLLRRMPWNRRMAI; from the coding sequence ATGACCATGATCCCCATCCCCCCGGCCGAGGCGCGGCGCCTGATCGACACAGGGGCCAAACTCATCGACATTCGCGACCGTGACGAATATATGCGCGAACACATAGCCGAAGCAGTCAATGTCCCCATGACCGAGATCGATGGCCTCGAAACCGACAATCGCCCGGTCATCTTCCACTGTCGTTCCGGCGCACGCACTCAGGCCAATTCGTCCCGTCTGGTCGGCGCGACCAGCGCACCGTGCTACATCATTGAAGGTGGGCTTGATGCGTGGCGCCGCGCCGGACTGAAAGTCGAGCGCGATCAAGGTCAACCGCTGGAACTGATGCGACAAGTACAGCTTTGCGCCGGAGGCTTGACGTTGCTGGGGGTAGTCTTCGGGTTCCTCGTCGATCCGCGCTTCTTCGTTCTACCCGCGATTGTCGGAACGGGAATGATGATTGCCGGAGCAACGGGCTGGTGCGGGATGGCGCGGTTGCTGCGGCGCATGCCGTGGAATCGCCGTATGGCGATCTGA